One window from the genome of Trabulsiella odontotermitis encodes:
- a CDS encoding ornithine cyclodeaminase family protein — MTQSINLTWLNGPDVEQLTLTDEEILTAVEAGLLAQGQKKTVIEPRVHLIPDKAFNGHFNVLRGYIEPLGLAGVKIVGDYVDNYTRGLPSEMALLNLFDPRTGMPVAILDASAITDMRTGALTALGARHLARRDSKVLGHIGARGTAYWNVRLLNSIYDFDEIRIHSRRPESRNAFARRLEQDLGKKIIVTDDWESCVRDADIVVEASRLNAPTPLLKTEWIKPGAFVVPYGTMSAVELSITDIMDKLVVDDWGQCKGGMFGSLRAHVDAGKLSEQTLHAELGEIVAGIKPGRESDRETILFWHRGLSLSDIALGHAMLEKARALGIGQELRYR; from the coding sequence ATGACGCAATCCATTAATTTGACCTGGCTTAATGGCCCGGACGTTGAGCAACTGACGTTGACGGACGAGGAAATTCTCACTGCAGTAGAAGCCGGACTGCTGGCGCAAGGGCAGAAAAAAACCGTGATTGAACCACGTGTACATTTAATTCCTGATAAAGCGTTTAACGGTCACTTTAATGTCCTGCGCGGTTATATCGAGCCGCTTGGACTCGCGGGGGTAAAAATTGTCGGTGATTATGTCGATAACTATACGCGCGGCCTGCCCTCCGAAATGGCGCTGCTCAACCTGTTCGACCCGCGCACCGGAATGCCCGTCGCCATCCTGGACGCATCAGCGATTACCGATATGCGTACCGGTGCACTGACCGCCCTGGGCGCACGCCATCTCGCCCGCCGCGACAGCAAAGTACTGGGGCATATTGGTGCGCGGGGAACCGCGTACTGGAATGTCCGTCTGCTCAACAGCATTTATGATTTTGATGAAATCCGCATCCACTCGCGTCGCCCTGAAAGCCGCAACGCGTTTGCCCGTCGTCTGGAGCAGGATCTCGGCAAGAAAATCATCGTAACAGATGACTGGGAAAGTTGCGTACGCGACGCCGATATTGTTGTTGAAGCCTCCCGCCTCAATGCACCAACGCCGTTGTTAAAAACGGAGTGGATAAAGCCCGGCGCCTTTGTTGTGCCTTACGGCACCATGAGCGCCGTGGAACTGTCAATCACCGATATTATGGACAAACTGGTCGTGGATGACTGGGGACAGTGCAAGGGCGGAATGTTTGGTTCGCTGCGGGCTCATGTCGATGCGGGTAAATTAAGCGAACAAACCTTGCATGCGGAGTTGGGTGAAATAGTCGCAGGAATAAAGCCTGGCCGTGAAAGCGATCGCGAAACCATTTTGTTCTGGCACCGCGGACTGTCGCTGAGCGATATCGCGCTGGGACATGCGATGCTGGAGAAGGCGCGGGCTCTGGGCATCGGGCAGGAATTACGCTACCGATGA
- a CDS encoding ABC transporter ATP-binding protein — MITLENISKIYPGSSRKALDDLSMTFEEGTTTALIGPSGCGKTTTMRLINRLEQPTAGRIWVNGRDIATEDPVMLRRHIGYVIQNVGLFPHMTVADNIATVPRLLGWTPSRIQARVEELMELVGLDAGQYARRFPAALSGGQRQRVGVARALAADPPVMLMDEPFGAIDPLVRGRLQTEFKQILQRVKKTVIIVTHDLDEAIKMGDRIAIMREGKLCQYAPPAVVLSSPADEFVAAFVGSDATLKLLAITPVKQAMAPALTTHHPHQLEASATLKDALALMLSRRTDSLTVIENSAPVGVLTREQLFAHVQPDTDHVINERNL, encoded by the coding sequence ATGATTACACTGGAAAATATCAGCAAAATTTACCCTGGTTCCTCACGCAAAGCGCTTGATGACCTCTCGATGACCTTTGAAGAGGGAACCACGACCGCGCTCATCGGCCCTTCCGGCTGCGGCAAAACCACCACGATGCGCTTAATTAACCGCCTGGAACAACCCACCGCCGGGCGGATATGGGTGAATGGACGGGATATTGCCACGGAAGACCCGGTCATGCTGCGCCGCCATATCGGCTACGTCATTCAGAACGTCGGGCTGTTCCCGCATATGACCGTTGCGGACAACATTGCCACCGTACCGCGCCTGCTGGGATGGACCCCCTCACGGATTCAGGCGCGGGTGGAAGAATTGATGGAACTGGTGGGACTGGATGCCGGGCAGTACGCCCGTCGCTTTCCCGCGGCGCTTTCCGGGGGGCAGCGTCAGCGTGTCGGCGTTGCGCGGGCTCTGGCGGCAGATCCGCCAGTGATGCTGATGGATGAACCCTTTGGCGCCATCGACCCGCTGGTTCGGGGACGTTTACAGACCGAGTTTAAGCAGATCCTGCAACGCGTGAAAAAGACGGTCATCATCGTCACCCATGATCTTGATGAAGCCATCAAAATGGGCGACCGCATCGCCATTATGCGCGAAGGGAAGCTGTGCCAGTATGCTCCGCCAGCCGTGGTGCTCTCCTCACCCGCGGACGAGTTTGTCGCCGCTTTCGTTGGCAGCGACGCCACGTTGAAACTTCTCGCCATTACCCCGGTGAAACAGGCGATGGCACCTGCCTTAACAACTCACCACCCGCACCAGCTTGAGGCCAGCGCCACACTGAAAGACGCGCTGGCGCTGATGCTCTCAAGGCGCACTGACAGTCTTACTGTTATCGAAAACAGCGCACCCGTCGGCGTATTAACACGCGAACAATTATTCGCCCACGTACAGCCTGATACCGATCATGTCATCAATGAGAGAAACTTATGA
- a CDS encoding ABC transporter permease has protein sequence MITQAWLWVVENQPLFWQAVWQHLIMCGFSLGIALIIAVPLGILIANSPRLALIVTSGTGTLRTIPSLAILAATMPFLGIGLLPSIVALVVLAIPPILLNTCTSIQSIDPDTLSAANGMGLTPRQVTGKIVLPLAAPGILAGCRTAAVQVVGGAALASFIGGGGLGDFVTTGIAIMDMSRLLVGAVPIILLAMGIEALFSLVERLFFQHIPKS, from the coding sequence ATGATCACTCAAGCGTGGTTGTGGGTAGTGGAAAACCAACCGCTGTTCTGGCAGGCGGTATGGCAGCATTTGATCATGTGCGGGTTTTCGTTGGGCATTGCCTTAATCATTGCGGTTCCTCTGGGGATTTTGATTGCGAACTCCCCTCGCCTCGCCTTAATCGTCACTAGTGGGACTGGCACATTGCGAACCATCCCCAGCCTGGCGATCCTTGCGGCAACCATGCCGTTTCTCGGCATTGGCCTGCTGCCCTCAATCGTTGCGCTCGTGGTGCTGGCCATTCCACCGATTTTACTCAATACCTGCACCAGCATTCAGTCCATTGACCCGGATACGCTTTCCGCAGCAAATGGCATGGGACTCACCCCCCGTCAGGTCACCGGCAAGATAGTACTGCCTTTAGCGGCGCCCGGTATTCTCGCCGGATGTCGTACCGCCGCCGTCCAGGTGGTTGGCGGAGCCGCGCTGGCCTCATTTATCGGCGGCGGTGGACTGGGGGATTTTGTCACTACCGGCATTGCCATTATGGATATGTCACGCCTTCTGGTCGGCGCGGTGCCCATCATTTTGCTGGCAATGGGTATCGAAGCGCTTTTCTCGCTGGTGGAGCGTTTGTTTTTTCAGCATATTCCAAAGAGTTAA
- a CDS encoding ABC transporter permease gives MRWVTRHYDDILLALLQHLLLVGIAMLVAFVISLFLGITTARRPRLYAVVLTITGTIFAIPGLALFALLIPWLGIGILPAIVGLTAYALMILTRNIAAGFHAIPQDVREAARGMGYGKWRNLREVELPLALPFIISGLRIATTTLIGIATIAAYINAGGLGAIILAGLDQRYPEKIFIGGGLTSLLAIGADVFFVRLQRRLAQRRCQ, from the coding sequence ATGCGTTGGGTAACCCGACATTATGACGACATTCTCCTGGCGCTCTTGCAGCATTTGTTGCTGGTAGGCATCGCGATGCTGGTGGCGTTCGTCATTTCGTTGTTTCTCGGCATTACGACCGCCCGTCGTCCACGACTGTACGCGGTGGTACTGACCATCACCGGCACAATCTTTGCGATTCCTGGGCTGGCGCTGTTCGCGCTACTCATTCCGTGGCTGGGCATCGGTATTCTCCCGGCCATCGTCGGTCTGACGGCTTATGCGCTGATGATCCTGACCCGCAATATTGCTGCCGGTTTCCACGCCATCCCACAGGATGTCCGCGAAGCGGCACGTGGCATGGGGTACGGTAAATGGCGCAATCTGCGTGAAGTGGAATTACCGCTGGCGTTGCCCTTTATCATCAGTGGGCTGCGTATTGCCACCACGACGCTTATCGGCATTGCCACGATTGCGGCCTATATCAACGCGGGCGGGCTTGGCGCGATTATTCTCGCCGGGCTGGACCAACGTTACCCGGAGAAAATCTTTATCGGCGGCGGGCTGACATCGCTTCTGGCAATCGGCGCCGATGTGTTTTTTGTCAGGTTACAGCGGCGCCTTGCGCAAAGGAGATGCCAATGA
- a CDS encoding HAL/PAL/TAL family ammonia-lyase: protein MATKLILGDAPLTLEDVRAVADGGQIVEPGAQAQQAISASFDFLMRSISAGQRIYGVTTGLGANVDTTVLHTPDGHHDEERLQTIQRRIPLARAVGVGQLATRAQVRAIMLARLAGLAQGASGISLPVTQTLLTFLNQGIHPRVPLIGSIGEADLAPLAHIGRALVGDGEVEYQSTILPATTVLNQLNLTPALLRGKDGLALVSSNAASVGLGALLLLDIARLVNVHAGAIVLSFEAFRANISPLTPWAAHMRPAPQQAETAAYLLTLLEGSQLLQPDGARALQDPLSFRCVAPVLACVRHYYLLARAAVELELNSADDNPGLLAEPGLVLANANFDATHLALTLESLGMALARHAACTGERIMKMMSPAASGLPRFLTRHAGQTGFATLQKTVSALVSDIAHHAQPLSPLTIPVADRVEDYASQAMGVISKTTRLLESLRYLVAIELLVAAQALDLQDAAQTGHHAKSLHSRVRARVASLDEDRSSADDIAILAGEIMQPAWLVGTAPLLETA from the coding sequence GTGGCAACGAAACTTATTCTGGGCGATGCGCCACTCACGCTTGAAGATGTGCGGGCTGTCGCCGACGGCGGTCAGATTGTCGAACCAGGGGCGCAAGCGCAGCAAGCCATCAGCGCATCCTTTGATTTTCTGATGCGCAGCATCAGCGCCGGACAGCGTATCTATGGCGTCACCACCGGACTTGGCGCAAATGTCGATACGACGGTATTGCACACCCCGGATGGCCATCATGATGAGGAACGGCTTCAGACCATTCAGCGGCGGATCCCGTTAGCGCGGGCGGTCGGCGTCGGTCAGCTGGCAACCCGTGCTCAGGTTCGCGCCATCATGCTGGCTCGCCTTGCGGGACTGGCGCAGGGGGCATCCGGTATTTCCCTGCCCGTGACGCAAACATTGCTGACCTTCCTCAACCAGGGGATACATCCCCGCGTCCCGCTTATCGGTTCGATTGGTGAGGCAGATCTCGCACCACTGGCGCATATAGGACGCGCGCTTGTCGGCGATGGCGAGGTTGAATATCAGAGCACGATATTGCCTGCGACTACCGTGTTGAACCAGCTTAACCTGACGCCTGCGCTGTTACGCGGGAAAGACGGGCTGGCATTGGTGTCATCTAACGCCGCCAGCGTCGGCCTCGGCGCACTGCTGCTTCTGGATATCGCCCGGCTGGTGAATGTCCACGCGGGGGCTATCGTGCTCTCGTTTGAAGCGTTTCGCGCCAATATTTCACCGCTCACCCCCTGGGCGGCGCACATGCGCCCTGCACCGCAACAGGCTGAAACCGCTGCATATCTGCTGACGCTTCTGGAAGGCAGCCAGTTGCTACAGCCTGATGGCGCGCGCGCGTTGCAGGATCCCCTGAGCTTCCGCTGCGTCGCACCGGTACTGGCCTGCGTTCGCCACTATTATTTGTTGGCCCGAGCGGCAGTGGAGCTGGAACTCAACAGCGCTGATGACAACCCGGGTCTGCTGGCAGAACCCGGGCTGGTGCTGGCGAATGCCAATTTTGATGCCACACATCTGGCGCTGACGCTGGAAAGTCTGGGGATGGCTCTTGCGCGTCACGCCGCCTGCACTGGCGAACGGATCATGAAAATGATGTCCCCTGCCGCCAGTGGACTGCCGCGTTTTCTCACGCGTCATGCCGGGCAAACCGGATTCGCCACGCTACAAAAAACGGTATCTGCACTGGTGAGTGATATCGCGCATCACGCCCAACCGCTTTCGCCGTTGACGATACCGGTGGCCGACCGGGTTGAGGATTATGCCTCACAGGCGATGGGCGTTATCAGTAAAACCACGCGTTTGCTGGAAAGTCTGCGTTATCTGGTCGCCATTGAGCTGCTGGTGGCCGCCCAGGCGCTGGATTTGCAGGATGCCGCGCAAACCGGCCATCATGCAAAATCGCTACACAGCAGGGTTCGCGCGCGGGTGGCGTCGCTGGATGAAGATCGCTCCAGCGCTGACGACATCGCCATACTGGCTGGGGAAATCATGCAACCGGCATGGCTTGTCGGTACGGCTCCGCTACTGGAGACAGCCTGA
- a CDS encoding glycine betaine ABC transporter substrate-binding protein, whose product MKSKKKRVISWLMLGLGLATVQVQAADVVVGSKNFTEQYILAEIYARTLEQSGLSVERKTNLGGTLIAHAALLKGEIDMYPEYTGTALSAVVKGKPSSDAAHVFKQVSDAYQQQYHLTWLQPARVNNGYALLVSKQTAEKYHLKTLSDLAKAAPELTIGAGAEFGDRQDGLKGLEQTYGIKFKTFRQFAKVGLRYDALAAGQIDVANGFATDWQIAENQYVALEDDKHLFPPYEVAPVVRDDALQKHPQVREILNNVSQLLDNATMQKLNAEVEKNKEEPRDVAEDFLRKKGVIK is encoded by the coding sequence ATGAAGAGTAAAAAGAAACGCGTAATCTCCTGGCTTATGCTGGGACTGGGGCTGGCGACCGTTCAGGTACAGGCAGCTGATGTCGTTGTTGGCAGTAAGAACTTTACCGAACAATATATTCTGGCGGAAATTTATGCCCGGACACTGGAACAATCAGGACTTTCGGTTGAGCGCAAAACAAACCTGGGCGGGACATTAATTGCCCACGCGGCGCTGCTGAAAGGCGAAATTGATATGTACCCGGAATATACCGGTACGGCGCTTAGCGCAGTAGTCAAAGGCAAGCCCTCTTCTGATGCCGCCCATGTATTTAAACAGGTCAGCGACGCCTATCAGCAGCAATACCATCTTACCTGGCTGCAACCTGCCCGCGTGAACAACGGCTACGCACTGCTGGTGAGCAAACAGACAGCAGAAAAATATCACCTGAAAACGCTTTCCGATCTCGCTAAAGCCGCGCCGGAACTGACCATCGGCGCAGGCGCGGAGTTTGGCGACCGCCAGGACGGCCTGAAAGGGCTGGAACAGACCTATGGCATTAAATTTAAAACCTTCCGCCAGTTTGCCAAAGTCGGTTTGCGTTACGACGCACTTGCCGCCGGGCAGATTGACGTTGCAAATGGCTTCGCGACCGACTGGCAAATCGCGGAAAATCAGTACGTGGCGCTGGAAGATGATAAGCATCTCTTCCCACCGTACGAAGTCGCGCCGGTAGTACGCGATGACGCGCTACAAAAACATCCTCAGGTTCGCGAAATATTAAATAACGTCAGCCAGTTACTGGATAACGCCACCATGCAAAAACTCAATGCCGAAGTGGAAAAGAATAAAGAAGAACCGCGCGACGTGGCGGAAGACTTTTTGCGCAAAAAAGGCGTCATCAAATAA
- a CDS encoding NAD(P)-dependent oxidoreductase, translating to MNQQPVVAVLGLGAMGHAFAANLLRKGFAVRGWNRTRARGEDLVPLGLALSERAAQAVEGADVVIAMLSDGETTQKILADVQSAFKPGATLCQMGTIGMEATDALLAQLTQARPDVVFIDAPVSGTKAPAENAQILILASGERSRAQAAEQVFSAISKGTVWLGEAGASSRMKLVVNSWLIGMMQSLSETVILAEKLGFTASELWSVLEGGPLAAPYAKAKLDMISGGDFTPQMHLIWALKDARLAKEASADARLPALDNIIALWQQAAEAGYGEQDLASIYQYLKTETKEA from the coding sequence ATGAATCAGCAACCTGTAGTGGCGGTGTTAGGGTTGGGAGCGATGGGGCATGCCTTTGCCGCGAACCTGCTCAGGAAGGGGTTTGCCGTGCGCGGCTGGAATCGCACGCGGGCGCGTGGCGAAGATTTGGTACCGCTGGGTTTAGCGCTGTCAGAGCGCGCCGCGCAGGCGGTCGAAGGTGCCGACGTCGTGATTGCCATGTTGTCGGATGGCGAGACGACGCAAAAGATACTGGCTGACGTGCAGTCAGCATTCAAGCCGGGTGCGACGCTCTGCCAGATGGGAACCATCGGCATGGAAGCGACCGATGCGCTGCTGGCGCAACTGACACAGGCGCGCCCTGATGTTGTGTTTATTGATGCACCGGTTTCAGGCACCAAGGCGCCCGCTGAAAATGCGCAAATACTGATCCTGGCCAGCGGCGAACGTTCGCGGGCGCAGGCGGCGGAACAGGTCTTTTCTGCCATCAGTAAAGGCACGGTATGGCTGGGTGAGGCCGGGGCCAGTTCGCGGATGAAACTGGTAGTCAACAGCTGGCTGATTGGCATGATGCAGAGCCTGAGCGAAACCGTAATACTGGCAGAGAAACTGGGTTTTACGGCCAGCGAACTGTGGAGCGTGCTGGAGGGCGGGCCGCTGGCGGCGCCTTACGCCAAAGCAAAACTCGATATGATTTCTGGTGGTGATTTTACGCCGCAGATGCACCTTATCTGGGCGCTGAAAGACGCGCGTCTGGCGAAAGAGGCTTCCGCAGATGCCAGATTACCCGCGCTGGATAACATCATCGCCCTGTGGCAGCAGGCGGCGGAGGCTGGTTACGGTGAACAGGATCTGGCGAGCATTTACCAGTACCTGAAAACGGAAACAAAGGAAGCCTGA
- a CDS encoding DUF1349 domain-containing protein: MNAEFCWVNEPHSWRRENDTLWVTTDAGTDFWHTTWYGFERFSGHFYGCDVTGDFTFQVKICGDFNTLYDQAGIMLMQDKDHWLKAGIEYNDGAPAIGSVLTLGHSDWATGLFPGDAALFWMRLTRKGDSLRLQYSADGKSWPLLRLAHFPGSGKCSVGVMCCTPERGGLSVRFDDFLLAPAFDNALHDLS; this comes from the coding sequence ATGAACGCTGAGTTCTGCTGGGTCAATGAACCCCATTCATGGCGGCGTGAAAACGACACGTTGTGGGTGACAACAGATGCAGGAACCGACTTCTGGCATACAACCTGGTACGGATTCGAGCGTTTTTCCGGTCATTTCTATGGCTGTGATGTCACGGGCGATTTCACCTTCCAGGTGAAGATATGCGGGGATTTCAACACACTTTATGATCAGGCCGGGATCATGCTTATGCAGGATAAGGATCATTGGTTAAAAGCTGGTATCGAGTATAACGATGGCGCTCCGGCAATCGGCAGTGTGTTGACGCTTGGGCATTCTGACTGGGCAACGGGGCTGTTCCCTGGAGACGCGGCGTTGTTCTGGATGCGTCTGACCCGCAAAGGGGACAGCCTGCGTTTGCAGTATTCAGCCGATGGCAAAAGCTGGCCACTGCTGCGGCTGGCTCACTTCCCCGGTTCCGGCAAATGTTCGGTAGGCGTGATGTGCTGCACACCGGAACGCGGCGGGCTCTCCGTACGGTTCGATGATTTTCTGCTCGCGCCAGCATTTGATAATGCACTGCATGATTTGTCCTGA
- a CDS encoding VOC family protein: MFSYIMLGTNDLPRALRFYDPLMELLGYHQGGRGEEGASWGTFNGNTTTGLCVGRPFDKQDATVGNGVMVALNARSPEHIEELYALAMRLGGTDEGAPGHRAHYGNGFHSAYVRDPDGNKLAFVYYAAAS; the protein is encoded by the coding sequence ATGTTTTCATATATCATGCTCGGTACTAATGATCTGCCTCGCGCGCTCCGGTTTTACGATCCACTCATGGAGCTACTGGGGTACCATCAGGGTGGACGCGGCGAAGAAGGTGCCTCATGGGGCACTTTCAATGGCAACACGACCACCGGACTCTGTGTCGGCAGACCGTTTGATAAGCAAGATGCCACAGTGGGAAATGGAGTGATGGTGGCGCTGAATGCCCGCTCTCCTGAGCACATCGAAGAACTTTATGCACTGGCGATGCGCCTGGGTGGAACAGACGAAGGCGCGCCGGGACATCGTGCGCATTATGGCAACGGTTTTCATAGTGCGTATGTGAGAGATCCCGACGGCAACAAACTGGCGTTTGTGTATTACGCCGCAGCGTCCTGA
- a CDS encoding methyl-accepting chemotaxis protein translates to MKINNFGVGTRMGAGFSIVLALMIMMAVTGVVKLSGILKDADTITGRLLVLERLTTEWGAAIDYNGAMGLTLLTTADPEIKTFAQTRMDEVTQRVTVIQKQVTEMVASDEGKALLDAVGAQRKQYIAVRADAIRLSQQGDSAATNAYIREKLIPEMEVYSRTVKALGDHEKTQINKADVSIKGNGSEAINLLIILGVVAIIAGILVALFITRSITRPLQAAVHVAKEVASGNLGIEVKVESRDQLGQLMLSLQEMTDSLSNTVRKVREGADNIAMAASEISNGNTDLAARTEEQAAGVEETAATLEELTSTINNTASNTAQAYRYVNETATVVKQNGVVMSEVSSQMQEIYDSSSKMSDIIQVIDGIAFQTNILALNAAVEAARAGESGRGFAVVAGEVRTLAQRSASAAREIKELIDDSVSRIATGRTLVEKADGGMVEIVTNVQNMSQLIEEIAQASREQSDGIAQINSAMGQIDTTTQQNAALVEESAAAAASMQDQSQVLQAMVSAFRLSEHAKNIVRTDTTRREPKDIPASGRFKKLAPEGDNWETF, encoded by the coding sequence ATGAAAATAAATAACTTTGGTGTAGGTACCCGAATGGGTGCTGGTTTTAGCATCGTTCTGGCCCTTATGATTATGATGGCCGTTACCGGGGTTGTTAAACTCAGTGGCATCCTTAAAGATGCAGATACGATTACCGGCCGGTTGCTGGTGCTTGAGCGCCTCACCACCGAATGGGGCGCGGCGATCGATTACAACGGCGCGATGGGACTCACCCTGCTGACCACCGCCGATCCTGAAATCAAGACCTTTGCTCAGACCCGAATGGATGAAGTGACACAGCGTGTCACGGTCATCCAGAAACAGGTGACAGAGATGGTTGCCTCCGATGAGGGGAAAGCACTGCTGGATGCCGTTGGGGCGCAAAGAAAGCAGTACATCGCTGTGCGCGCGGATGCGATTCGTCTCAGTCAGCAGGGCGACAGCGCGGCCACCAACGCGTATATCCGTGAGAAACTCATTCCCGAGATGGAAGTCTATTCCCGCACGGTGAAGGCGCTGGGGGATCATGAGAAAACGCAGATCAACAAAGCGGATGTCTCCATTAAGGGCAACGGTTCTGAGGCGATCAATCTGTTGATTATCCTCGGTGTGGTCGCCATTATTGCCGGCATCCTCGTGGCGCTGTTTATTACCCGCAGCATCACTCGTCCATTGCAGGCAGCAGTACATGTGGCGAAAGAAGTGGCTTCCGGCAATCTGGGCATCGAGGTGAAAGTCGAGTCGCGCGACCAGTTGGGGCAGTTGATGCTCTCCCTGCAGGAAATGACGGATAGCCTGAGTAATACCGTACGTAAAGTGCGTGAAGGCGCCGATAACATCGCGATGGCGGCGTCTGAAATCAGCAATGGCAACACCGATCTTGCCGCCCGTACGGAAGAGCAGGCGGCAGGCGTGGAAGAGACGGCGGCGACGCTGGAAGAGCTGACGTCCACCATCAACAACACGGCGTCGAACACCGCGCAGGCATACCGTTATGTCAACGAGACCGCGACCGTGGTGAAACAAAACGGCGTGGTGATGAGCGAGGTCTCTTCGCAGATGCAGGAGATTTACGATTCGTCATCGAAAATGTCTGACATCATTCAGGTGATTGACGGCATCGCGTTCCAGACCAACATTCTGGCGCTGAACGCGGCGGTAGAAGCGGCGCGGGCAGGCGAGTCTGGTCGTGGCTTTGCCGTGGTGGCGGGCGAAGTGCGTACGCTGGCGCAACGCAGTGCGTCGGCCGCGCGTGAAATCAAAGAGCTGATTGATGACTCCGTCTCCCGCATCGCGACTGGCCGCACGCTGGTTGAAAAAGCCGATGGCGGCATGGTGGAAATTGTCACCAACGTGCAGAACATGAGCCAGCTGATTGAAGAGATAGCCCAGGCCAGCCGTGAGCAGAGCGATGGCATTGCGCAGATCAACAGCGCCATGGGGCAGATTGACACCACCACGCAACAGAACGCGGCGCTGGTGGAAGAGTCTGCGGCGGCGGCGGCGTCGATGCAGGATCAGTCACAGGTGCTGCAGGCGATGGTCAGCGCGTTCCGTCTGAGCGAGCATGCGAAGAACATCGTCCGCACCGACACGACCCGGCGCGAACCGAAGGATATCCCGGCCTCCGGGCGATTCAAAAAGCTGGCGCCGGAAGGGGATAACTGGGAAACGTTCTGA
- a CDS encoding glycoside hydrolase family 10 protein, translating into MLITAALLLISCSSAPPTSLVTPLPSTGQRPQPQPSAPPTTVRGIWLTTVSRLDWPPVSSVEVSSSALRIRLQQDALKTKLDNLQQLGINTIFFQVKPDGTALWPSKILPWSDVLTGTIGADPGYDPLQFMLDEAHRRGMKVHAWFNPYRVSTNIGASTIGKLNRTSSLRPASVFVEHRDWIRTAGNRFVLDPGIPEVRAWITSIVSEVITRYPVDGVQFDDYFYAESADSRLNDQNTYQQYGQHFASKADWRRNNTQLLIEQVSRTIRQQRPGVEFGISPAGVWRNRSFDPAGSDTRGAAAYDESYADTRRWVQQGLLDYIAPQLYWPFSRSAARYDVLANWWSEVVKPTRTRLYIGVALYKVGEPSKNEPDWAIDGGVPELKKQLDLNDSNPNINGTILFREGYLSQPQTGSAVSYLRNRWGR; encoded by the coding sequence ATGCTGATTACCGCTGCATTGCTGTTAATCAGTTGCTCCTCTGCCCCGCCCACGTCGCTCGTTACGCCTCTTCCCTCTACCGGACAACGGCCACAACCGCAGCCTTCGGCACCACCAACCACCGTTCGGGGTATCTGGCTGACCACCGTTTCCCGGCTTGACTGGCCGCCCGTGTCGTCCGTCGAGGTCAGTAGCAGCGCGCTGCGCATCCGCCTGCAACAGGACGCGCTAAAAACCAAACTGGATAACCTGCAACAACTTGGCATCAATACCATTTTCTTCCAGGTTAAACCGGACGGCACCGCGCTCTGGCCGTCGAAAATTCTGCCCTGGTCCGATGTTCTGACGGGCACTATCGGCGCCGATCCGGGCTACGACCCGTTGCAGTTCATGCTGGATGAAGCGCACCGCCGCGGCATGAAAGTCCACGCCTGGTTTAACCCCTATCGCGTCTCCACCAATATCGGTGCTTCGACCATCGGGAAATTAAACCGCACATCATCATTGCGCCCGGCCAGCGTTTTTGTGGAGCACCGCGACTGGATCCGCACCGCCGGCAACCGCTTTGTTCTCGACCCGGGTATCCCCGAGGTCAGAGCGTGGATCACCAGTATCGTCAGCGAAGTGATCACCCGTTATCCGGTCGATGGGGTGCAGTTTGATGATTATTTCTATGCCGAGTCTGCCGATTCCCGTCTTAATGACCAGAACACCTATCAGCAATACGGGCAGCACTTTGCCAGTAAAGCCGACTGGCGACGCAATAATACGCAACTGCTGATTGAGCAGGTTTCACGCACCATCCGGCAACAGCGGCCTGGCGTTGAATTTGGCATCAGTCCGGCCGGGGTGTGGCGCAACCGGTCGTTTGACCCGGCGGGTTCCGACACCCGGGGCGCTGCCGCTTATGATGAATCCTATGCTGATACCCGCCGCTGGGTGCAGCAGGGGCTGCTGGACTATATTGCACCGCAACTGTACTGGCCGTTTTCACGCAGCGCCGCGCGCTACGATGTGCTGGCAAACTGGTGGTCTGAGGTGGTGAAACCCACGCGTACCCGGCTTTATATCGGTGTGGCGTTGTACAAAGTGGGTGAACCGTCAAAGAACGAACCGGACTGGGCCATTGATGGCGGCGTGCCGGAGCTGAAAAAACAGCTCGATCTGAACGACAGCAACCCCAATATCAACGGTACGATTTTGTTCCGGGAAGGTTATCTCAGCCAGCCGCAGACGGGTTCCGCCGTCAGCTACCTCAGAAACCGCTGGGGCAGATAA